The Sulfolobus islandicus Y.N.15.51 sequence CTCCGCTAGTACGATTGCTTTATCTATTGAAGACTCAGAGGATTTTTGCCTTATACTACCAGATAGTTTAGATGCGATAGTTTTGCCTATATTATCCACTACTTGAACTATAATAGGTTCAATAATCTTCTTATACTCGTCAACACCAGAAGTGGAAAATGATGCTGTATCAGCTATTAGGTTGACTTGAGAATTAAGAGATGATAGTATACTCGCAATTAGCTCTTTCTTTATGTATTCTTTACTATTCTCATCTAGTTGGAAAGAAACTACTCGATATTGTGCACTTTGTATTCCTAATTTTTCTGCTAAGAATTCTATTAGTGTTACAGCATTTATTCCTACACTTCTGAACTTAGCAGCAGCTAATGGACATAGTGTAACTACTTTTCCATATCTTTCTCCTATAGCTCTAGCCATTAAGTCAGCTCTCTTCCCTAAACTCTTTTCTAGGATTGCACCAGAACAACCTTCAATCTTCTTAACTCTAAATCCCTTTTCGCTTAATCTTTTAATTACCTCATCTGAATACTCAGAGGAGAAACAAGCTACATGCAAGTTTATATTCTCATTACTTCCGTCAATAACAATAGACTTTAATAGCCTAAGCTCTAATGGCACTACTTCGAAAAATACTTCTGCTCCAGCCAATTTAGAGTAGTCCTTATATGCTGTGGAGAATGTTCTGTAATCTTCAGGAGTAATAGTAATTATTTCTAATGAGTTGTTAACTGTATCTAAATTTTGTTTCATTTTTTCTAAGAATCTATTCCCATTTCCACTTATATAATCTAGAAATCCACTATCTGCTGATGTGCCTACTACTTTAACTTTTAATCCCATCTTTTTAAGTATTTTTAACGCAGTGATGGCTACTGCAGGATTACTTACAGCATTCTTGCCAACCCATAACACGAATTGACTATTTGGATCATTTACTGAGGCCAACTCTGGATCAGAAAAGATGGATAGTTCTACTGTTGGTTCCTCTGGTAATTTCTTAGCAACTAGACTGTTCAATTTGATCAATAGTGTTGAAATTGGAATTCGTGCTGGACATACTCCATCACAAAGACCACATTTATGACAGCCTGAAATCTCAGCTATTACACTATCCGGTATGTCAATGGAACCGTTTAATTCGTAATAAGCTATTGCACCCCTAACGAAATCAAACATACCCTTTGGAGCATAAGGCCATTGGGGAATTAGCCTATATTGTGGGCAAACAGTAACACACATTGAGCAATCTATACACATAAGGCTATAATCAGCGAAATCTTCCAAATACCTTCTCACATGCTTGAAACCCTCAACCTCGCCACCGGGAGACAATCTTTTAACAAAGCCAATCGCAAACCTAAAGTTTAAGGCCTCCTGCTGCCTTCTTGGAATTTCTAGAATAGCCTTAGCCCTATTCTTAGGATCAAAAAGCTTGCCGGGATTAAAAATTTCATTCGGATCAGTCTCTTCCTTATACTTCCTTATAACTTCATATCTATCGACTCCTAGATCACTAAATGTTTTCCCCATACTGCTTAATCTATTTTTAGCATATTTGTGAGCAAAGATACCTATTGATAAAAGGGAACCATTAACTTTTACGAATTCGTCCATCATTAATGTGTTCTTAGCTAAATCATACAATATCTTCTTATCAACTGGACTTACTGAAATTTGAGTAAATGCATTAACTAAAAGGACCTCCCTTCTCTCTAAAGCTATATCTACATCAAATCCACCATCAGGGGATAGCTCACCTAATTTGCCTATAGACTTTTCTAGATTCTTTAATAAATCTAAAAGCTTAGTATAATGTATTAGGCCATGTTGATGTATCAGTAGCCCTTGTGTTCTTAATGCTGCTGCAACGCCATGATTAAATGACCACCAACCAGTCCATTCTCCTTCAAAAACTTTGCCGCCATAAGATTGAGCGATCTTATAGATTTTCGGTTCGACTAGAGGTGATCTAGGAGATGGGTATAGTATTACCATATTCCATTTTTGAGGTTCGAATGGTGCCTTATACTTCTCAGCCATATATGTGGAAATATATGGACCCCTAACTTGAACGTGCCAAGCTGGAATTACTTCCCTATAAAACTCTCCCACTGCATGCATCATCTGATCCAAATTATCGAAGGATATAATCATAGCTTCAGTTGGAGAGAAATTCCTAAGCTTTAACCCAGCTTTAGCTATTATCCCGGTAGTACCTTCCGCTCCACATACTAACGCTAAATCCTTGCCCTCTAGTCTAACTAAGTCCCCTTTTGGATTTACCATTTCAACGAAGCTTACATTGTCTGAAATAAAACCATATTCATATGAACCTATTCCTAAAGCGTCTCCAGCTATCCCTCCTCCCACAGTGGAATCGTATGAAGATGGGAAGGTCCTTAATTGCAGTCCCTTCTGCTGAGCATAGATATCAACAAGCTTCCAGGTAGCACCGGGCTCAACTATTGCCATCTTATTCGATTCATCTATAGTTACGTTGGTCATCTTTGAAAAGTCAAGTAATATTCCACCATCTGCTGGTATTGCGTTACCATATCTATTTGTACCTCTGCCATAAGGGACTATTGGTATTTTATATTTGAGTCCTAATCTAACTACGTTAATAATATCTTCCACCGACCTAGGATAAGCAACGTAGTCTGGGACAATGTTAATCTTTATTCCAGACCACACTAGTTCTGGAACGAAACCGAAATCCACTGAATGAGATAGTCTCTCTACTAATTCATCATGAAAACTATCCCCTAGTAAACTTTTCAACTCCTCTTCCAAACCCATATTACTACCCTTAAATGTTATATATTATTCTAGCATTTATATATTCTTTAAAGTTTCTATTATTGCTTTTTGTACGTACTCGTAATATTCCCTTGACTGTTCTTTTCTTGGTACGAAATCTTTCATTATATCTGGATCTTGGGACCATGTTGGAACTATATGAAAATGAGAGTGAAATACCACTTGCCCTGCACTCTTTCCAATATTGGTTAATATTCTTATACCATCAGCCTTCAAAGCTTTCTTTACTGCAATTGAAATCTTTCTTACAGCTGTACATAAATATGGTATGACGTCTTCAGAAATCTCTAAAAAATTCTCATAATGTGTTCTAGGTACTACCAAAGTATGTCCAGGTGTAATAGGAAATTTATCCAGAAATGCGACTACTCTATCGTTACTATACACGATATACCCATGATCCCTTCCTTCAACAATGTTGCAAAAGATACACATCTGTATTGACCCTCATTACTACAAAATTATAAGTTTAGTTACAAAAAATCCCTTTGCTATTCAACTGGATTTCTTCATTCATGAAGATTCCATTTTTAATATTAAGTTTTGTGTAGGGAAGTCAAATTATGAAACATCACTGCTTTTAAGCTTATTATCAAGGGTCTTCTATGCAGACTTCTTTTCCTTTCTTAAACTCTATGTGTAATATTTTTTGTAATTCTCTTCCTAAAAGCGAAATTTCCCTACCAAGAATAGGACTTTCAATAAGAGTGTCAAGTTTAATTTTACCAATCTTTATAATAGCCTTAGCAACTCTAGTTTTAACAATTCCGTTAAGCGTTGCGTAAACTCTTGGATTCTCTAGCTCAAGGGAATTTACTTTATTGTAAACAGAAGGAGGGATTAAAAGATAACCGGAAAATCCAGTGTCAATTAATGCTCTAACTTCCATGAAATCCCCATTATAAGGATCTATTACGGTAACCGGTAAAGTAGGTTTATCATTTATTCTAAAGCAATCGAAGACCATCCCCAATCTCCTATCTCTTGCTTATCGTAATTCTTACTACCTATCATACATTTCTTGTGCCCCTTCCCCTTTTCAACTGCCTCCTTTTCACTATCAAATGCACCTATATATTCTCCGTCACAAGCTAAAACATACTTTCCTTCATTATATGCATTTATTGCTTCAGGATTAGTCTTAAGTACGATGTAATTATAATCACCTATTCCTTCGGTAACGTTGAGCCACAAAGAAATAGCCTGCTGTATTGCTTCAGAGACACTTATCCCTAATAGTGCAGCTCTAGCTTTTAACATCCTATAAAGCTGCTCGTCCATATTCTTTATCAGCACCTTTGTTGCCATATGTTTAACTTGGTAAGAAATATAATAAAGTTTATCTTTAATACATGAGTCTGACAAAAAGAACGATAAGCCTCGTCCCTTCTCGATAGATTAAAACTCACTATCTATATAATAACTTGACATAAGGATAAACAGAATTTTAAAAGTAAATAAGAATATATCTATATTAAGGTAATTATTCAACTCAGACTCCAAGGAGAGGGAGAACTCACTTCCACGGGGAATCAACGCGAAACTAGAGAACGAATAAAACCAAGTATTATAAGAGAAAAGGAAATAAGCAAATAAGAGAAATATTAACATAAGCCCAGGCACTCCGAGGGGATAAAACCCCATTCAAGAGGCTAGCTGTAAAACCTCTAGAAAACAAGAGAGGATCAAACACCGAGTAGGAGGTTGTACCCAAACTACTCTAGGGGCTGAACATAGTTAATATTATGCAAGAAAAACAAGGTGTTATGACCACAAGGAATATATAGGGGTACATGATTGACACCCATAGATTCTCAATTCCCCCAGCTCTGTTAGAGGTGAAGCTTGTAGGGCCTCTTGATACATCAAGTAGACTTCAAAGCGTTAAAAAAGCAAATAGATATATTTCGAATTTATCTTGAGGCTTTTTGTAAAATTAAAACTAGTCAGATACTAAACTTGGCTTTAATATAATCGCCTTTTTCAGTTATCAATTCTATTATATGATCACCCTTTATAGGGGTAAAATCGTTTATTTCTATTGTTATATTTTTAACTCCATAGGGTATGTATTCTGGATTATATCTATACGTCATCTTACCATCGATTCTAATTGCTACGATCTTACCTGAAACCTTATCAGTTTGCAACCAAACTTTCATATTTACAAACTTCCTTGCATAATGTTTAAAAGTAATAACGCTATCCTATAGAGTAATGTTAACGGCCCAAGAACTAATAGTAATATTCGTTATCTCGTTCATAACAAATGCAACTCCATTCTTTGGAGCTCCTTACACCCTGATAACTACGTCAATATTAATAAAGAGTGGAGTATCACCTTTGTCGCTAATCTTGGCTGTAGTATTAAGCGGGCTTGGTGCATCCTTATCTAAGTTAGTAATGTACGCATTGGGAATAGCCATAAGAAAACCTCTAAAAGACAATAAGAATATTCTGCTTATAGAGAAGATTAGCAAGAGTTACGGATTTTATGCAGCTCTATTCATATTGACCATATTACCATTTTTACCATTAGACGACTACATATTTCTCGCGGGAGGAGTAGCTAGGCTTTCAGTTTTTAGAATGATACTGATTTCAATAATAGGTAAGACACTAAAAAGTGGAATTGAGATAAGTATAGAACTTACTGGAATTTCTTTAATAGCCTCAATATTTAGCATAAACGAATTTGAACTTTCTATAATTTCTATTATAGTATTCATTTTACTGGGAATTCTGTTATTCAAATTAGATTGGGAAGAAATTCTGAGGAGGGGAGAAAAATTCTTAAGAGAAAAATTAAAAATTAATTTATGAAGATTTTTAGTGGTAAAAAATTTGAAGTGCACATAGATAAGGTGAAATTGCCTAACGGATATGAAAGGGAATTAGAGTTCGTGAAGCATAGGGGTTCTGTCGTAATAATACCTAAGATAAACAATGAAATTATATTGATAAGGCAATTTAGGCCTGTAATAGATAAATGGATATATGAGTTACCAGCAGGAACGATTGAGGAAGGAGAAGATCCATTAAATACTGCAAATAGAGAATTAATTGAGGAAATAGGATATGAAGCTGGGAAAATGAAAGAAATAATAAGTTTCTACGCTTCCCCTGGCATAACTACAGAGTATATGAGATTATACTTGGCTGAAGATCTTAGATACGTCGGAGCTAAACCGGAACCATATGAAATCATAGAACCTATTAGACTAAGTATAGAGGAGGCAATAAAAATGATAAGAGAAAGGAAAATAGAAGACGCAAAAACGATAATAGGAATATTTACATTAAAGGAGCTCTTAGAATAAAAAGAGAAGCGTAGAAAAATCTAAAATTGTGTAATATTACAGAATGTTATGACAAGGTTCCCAATCGATGTGAGATCTCAGTATGAATTGAACGTAAATACTGCAATTAACGTGGCAAATGGATTAAAGATGAATGAGGCAGAGGATGTGAAAATCGTATTTTTAGTCTCAAGTATAACTATACTCGATATTGAGAATAGGTTGTCGGAGATAGTTAAAAAGAGTGCCGAGCCTCTTAAGAAAAACTCAGTTAAAGTTTTCAAATGTTAAATGGCTATGGAAAAATTATAATGTGAGCAAGGATAGTCTAGTATATGTAGACGAGATAAGTAGAGGTGTGAATGTTTAGTAAGAATGGCTAACGAAGGATACGAGATACTAACATTTTAAATTAAAAATAGATCTAAGCCCCTTAGCTCTCCAACTAGTATTGGTTCTTCTTTTGTTATCCATTTTCTTGCCTTGACTTCTCTAAGAGCCTCTACCACTTCAACCCAATTCTCTATTTCTGGAATCTCATAAACTACGACGAACTCATAATCACCTACTCCAAAAGAGTAAGTAGTATATGATCTAATTCCCTTGTTCTTTGGATGAGTTCGAGCAGTTTCAATATGTTCTTTCATGATTTTTTCCCTTTCTTCAAAAGGTAGAAGATACCATTCTACGTCTTTTTTCATGGGATATGCTACAAAATACCTTAAAGGCTCTAATGAGAGGACCTTATTAATGTCAAAATTTCCTCTTGTATATGGAGACGACCTATATACGGAAAACAAGGATAGTGATTCATAACCTAAATCCCTTATTTTAGAAAGTAAAGTGTATTTAAATTCTAACAATTTCGATGTATCGGAGGAAGTTACCCAATAAATAATATCACTATCATTCCTAAGAGATATGTATCTTTTTAGTGAAATTAGATTATTCCTAAACTGTGATTCTACAGATTCTATCTCATTTATTGCGCTTCTTCTTTCCTCTCTACTACTACTCCACCATCTATTTGTAAGCTTTATCGAGGAAATATAAAAGTATGCTAAACTATTTTGGCTCATTATCCTCTAAGTCTTGAATAATGTCATTATACAATATTAATACTTCTTCCAAATTTGCCAAATAAGCTATGAAGTTGTTGGATAAATTCTGTCTAACATATTCGTCAAGTAAATCTAATCCATCCGCTGTAGGACCATTTATTATTCTTTCAACATACTCTTCAAATTTTTTCTTTGAATCAGCAAGTATTATAAAAGCAATAGGTATGATACTTAATATATCCTTGGATGTGAAATTGACGTCCTTTACTACATCAGAGCTAACTCCGCTATAGTGAATAGAACTTAATCCATGTTTCTTAGTTACTTTACTTTCGACCTTATTTTTCAACTTATCTATAGATAAAGGTAGGTAAGAAATAGGAGACGGATTGCCAATAATAACATCTACTCCAATATTATTGGAAATTCTATCCAAGTACATTATTGCCCTAAGCAATATGGCTAATTTGTGTTTTTTAACCGAGCTAGGCTTCTTTCCTACGTTAAACCCTATAAGGTATTTGAAGATACATCCCGCGTAAATAGTTTTACCATTTTGTATAGGATTTTCAGCTGGTAATAGATTATATTCTACAAACTCCCTATAAATCAAAGTATATTCCTCCTCGTTTATCAAAGACTTTAAGTAGTCTTCGAAGTTCTCTATGTTTTCTCTCCTCGATTCAACAACTTGGCCCAACTCGTTGTATTTCTTAATTATCGGAGGATTATACGACATGTCAATAAATATTTGAAGAATAGGAAAGGAATCTTCACTCCTTAATACAGTGGCTGCGTAAGCATTGTTAGGAAATCTAACAACACCCACTATTACTCTAGAATTGACATCGCTAGATAACGCTACATGTTTTGAAGAAGCTAAGGCTAATCTTTCCATATCAAACCATTCTTTACTTAATCGTAGAGTCTCTGAATTAGTATCAATATTTCCGTAATTGTAAACTATTGAATCTACCTTTAATTCCTCCGCTACTTCCTCTATTACGTCCTTAATGAGAGAATCTATTTGGGGAATTGGTGGTAAAATATAGTGCTCCTCAGTCTTATATATATGGACGCCATTATCTTGTAGTTTTATTAACATTATCTCCTTTCTATTACCCTTGTCGTCAATTAGAGAGCATAGAATCTCTGGTTTTTCAGGGTTTGAGTATACTTCTAATAGTCCCACTATCCCATCCTACTTAAATTTGTTAATACAGATACTTTTATTAGGATTATGGTAGAAAAACCTTTTCCATGCCTAATAACAATAGTTCATCCACCACCAGCTAATTCTCCTTATTCCTTAGGTAAGTTTTACTCCAAACCTCATTATAATAACGTTATCATTCGAAAACAGTTCTCCCATCATATAGAGATATGTTTAGTTCAAAACTTCTCCATACCTTAAAAGGTCTCCTGCATAAGTTCTATGTGATAGGATTAAGAGTGTCATATATATCCGTTTAAATCTAAATTTAAGGCATTAGCCAGCTATAACTTGATCTGGATTACGAATATCTAAAATAAGTGATAAATAAAGATAAATCAGTAGAGTCATTGATATAATCGATGTTAGAAGAGTCGAAGAATGCTTTAAGGGTATTTATAACTGGTAACCCCGGTGTTGGGAAAACTACAATATTACTCTTTTTAATTAATAAATTAAGTGAGAATAATTACAAAGTTGCTGGATTTTATTGCCCAGAGGTGAGAGAGAATGGAAGAAGAATAGGTTTTAGAATAGTAGATATAACTACCAATGAAGGAGACTGGTTGGCTAAAGAAAACGCGCCTGGAAGAGTGAAAATAGGGAAATATACAGTTTTAGAAGATAGTGCTAAAAGAATAACTGAGATTACATTGTCTAACATTAATAAGGCAGATGTTTTAGCAATAGACGAAATTGGGCCAATGGAGTTAAAAATACCTACAATAAAGAAATTAATTGAGACTATTCTAAATAATCAAAAACCTTTGATTGCAGTGTTACATAGGACACAAAAACCCATGGGAGGAAGAATCTACGTAATTACCGTTGAAAATAGGGATTCGATAAAGTACGAGATTTTGAATTACATATTAAGTAGCCTAGATTAACTTCTTCTATGGCCTTTTCTAAATTCTCTTCATTCAGATGGTATTATACGTTAAATATTTGCTCAACAAATATTCTCATAATGGTAATGCATGAATATATCAGAAAATCACTCACAATAGATTGTGAAGCTGTTACTAACTATATTGTGGAAAGGATAAGGGAGTATCTTGAATTTAGCAATAAGAAAGGAGGAGTAATAGGGGTAAGCGGGGGAGTGGATTCAGCGGTAACTGCAACGCTTCTTGCTAAAGCTACTGATAATTTCTTCATACTTCTCATGCCTTCCTCTTCAACGCCAAAGATAGATTTGGAAGACTCCTTCGAAATGATAAAGTTCCTCAACGCACAAAATAAGTACAAATTAATTAATATAGACGAAATTGTAAGCTTATTCTCAAATAAAATAGAAACAAATAACAAATACGTAATAGGTAACATAAAAGCTAGAGTTAGGATGATAATACTTTACGCATATGCGCAAATGTTAGATTACTTGGTGGTAGGAACTGGAGACAAGAGCGAACTACTATTAGGATACTTCACAAAGTATGGGGATGGAGGTGTTGATGTTTTACCAATAGGTGATTTGTACAAGACACAGGTTAGAATGCTAGGAAAATGTTTGGGATTACCGGAAAGGATAGTCACAAAACCAAGCTCCCCAGCCTTATGGGAAGGACAAACCGCTGAAGGTGAATTAGGAATTGATTACGAAACAATAGATTCAATATTATACTTAAGATTCGATGAAATGAGAAGTGAAGATGAAATAGTGAAAATATTAGGAATTCCTATAGATACTATTAAAAAAGTTGATAGACTAGTTAAAATCTCTCAGCACAAAAGGCTACCTCCAGAGATATTCAGATTAAGTGGAAGAGCCATAAACTCGGATTGGAGGTTTCCTAGAAGATGGGCATAAGAGTGGAATTAGCTCAAATAAGATCTTACCCCGGAGATGTGTATAGAAATTATAAGAAACATTTAGAGATCATAGAGACCAGTACTGCAGATTGTGTAATCTTTCCAGAACTCTCCTTAACTGGTTACATTATAAAAGATTTGACATATGAGATATATAAGGATGCAGAGGAGGCTACACGTAAAATAGCAGAGAAAGTTAACAAGTGTGCCGTATTTGGAACAATAAAGGAAGTTAGGAAAGGAATATTAAGAAACGCAGCGGCAGTTATAATTAATGGGAAAATGGATTACATATATAAGTTTTATCTTCCAACATATGGATTATTTGAGGAGAGAAGATACTTCCAAAGAGGAGACCCACTTAAAGATTTGAAAATTTTCGAGTATAGAGACTTAAAATTTGGTGTAGTAATTTGTGAAGATGCGTGGCATCCAGAGCCAATAGAGGCACTATCGCTTATGGGAGCTGACGCAATTTTTATACCATCAGCATCACCAATGCGAAAACTAAGAGAAAACTTGGCAATAGAGGAGAGTTGGGATTCACTTTTGAAGGCTCACTCATTAATGAATACTGTTTGGACTGTTTTCACAAACGTTGTAGGTAGTCAAGAAGAGGAATACTTTTGGGGAGGATCTAGAGTGGTTTCTCCATTAGGTGATGTAAAACTTAAACTAAATCTATTTTATGAAGATAGGGGAGTTGTGGAGATCACTGAGAATGAGTTGCTTAGGGCTAGGTTCTTTAGCAGTTATAGGGATCATATAAGGGAGTTTCATTCAATTCTTGATAAGCTATAACTTTTATAACTGTATAAACGATATTCATTATTGGGTATGATTTCTCAAAGATTTAATCTAAATCTCTTACTCTTACTCATAATTATAATTCTGCTCATTGTAGCCATTTTCTATCCAGTAGCACTTATTCCCGCAGCCTTAGCAGGCGCGTTCATAGATGGATATCCTTTTGCAAGAATTTTTATACCAATACCGTTATTAATATTATTTCTGTTAGGTCTTCATAATGATTTTTATGCATTTGGTACATTAGCAATGATACTATTATTAGTTCTATTATTTATTAGAAGTATTACCAAGCATTTTAGTTTTAAATTTTAAATTTATTAACCACTATCACGTTATTTTACATATGAACAGTTTAATAAAGGCGTTGCTTATACTAAATCTAATATTATCCCTCACCCTATCAGAACTTTTTGTAATTCCTCTCGTCATACTTACAGCGAAATTCATTTTATCTGGTGTAAAAAGAGATTAGAACACTTGTTCTAAGGCGTAGGGTTTTATCACTCCCTTCAATTTTTAATATATGCTACTAAGATTAGACGAGATCTTCCAAAACAAGGGATGGGATACAAGGAAAAAGATATTAGATGAATTGAAAAATAAACCCCAAACAGCTTATGAATTGTCTAAAAAACTAGGATTGAACTATTCTACAGTAAAATATCATTTAGAAATTTTAGAGAAATTTGGATTAGTAAACATTAATAGATATAAAACAAAATGTTTTTATGCAGTGTCAAAGAATTATAAAATAGTTGAAAAGTATTTAGAGGAGGAAATAGCAAAAAGATAACTGAGAAAACTTTGAACAGTAGTTCAATATTTTTCATAGTACTATATCTAATATTTTTAGTTATAGGTAAAATACAATATGTAAAAGGAGTTGAGAAAATCGTAGACATCGTAGTTATACTTCTAATATCAACAATCTCATATTGGGCAGGGGAAGAGATTACGAGTAACCAAATATTTAGTTTACTTATAAGTTCACTAATACTAGGCATATTATCAATAATTATTACGTACTTTTCTGGAGTAGCCATAAGACATTTCAATACTACGAAATCACTAATGAAAGCTAATAGAGAAAAGATAATTATCGGCAACAGTAATAGGCAGACGATAATAAAATACATGCTACCGTTTGTAATAGGATGGATACTTGGATTATTGTTTCATGTTAGCGGTACTGTTATCGTGAGCATGATAGATTACGAGTTATATGCTTTAGCCTCAGTATTGGGCTATATCATGGGAAAGGATATTAGCCGTAAAGTAATTCTAAGTAGCAGTAAAGATTCCTTAATCTCATTATTTATAACAATTCTTGGAGATATCATACTAGCCTTAGTTATGTACATGTTACATATAGCTAACTTTACAATTTCATTGGCTATTGCACTGGCTAGTGGATGGTATACTTACGTTGGGCCGCTGGTAGCAGTAAGCTCTGATCCATATTTAGGTACCTTAGCTTTTCTCGTGAATTTCCTAAGGGAACAACTAACTTACGTTTTAGTACCTTTTCTTCTCAAATTGAAATTTGAACCTAGATCTGCAATTGCAGTGGGAGGTGCGACAGCAATGGATACTACACTTCCACTTTATGTAGAGGTTCTGGGAAAAGAGTATGCACTATCCGCAATGATTACAGGGGTAATACTAACGCTCGTAATACCAATTATTTTACCTCTAATAATCTAAACCTTTCCTATTTTTATCAAGATGAGTACTGCAATGATTATTACAATAAAAAGTACAACCAATGGTAAGTAACTATATATTGTTGGAGATTGTGATCCATTCTCAGAATTTGTCTGAAAGATGTATATTTGTACATTTTGACCTGTACCATTAGCTTGATAAAGTATATTGTCATGATATGTCAGGATTAATTTTATTTCACTACCGTAAAGATTTAAAAATCCCTTATATATAGTGATGTTTACATTATTTTCCGTTT is a genomic window containing:
- a CDS encoding ArsR/SmtB family transcription factor, yielding MLLRLDEIFQNKGWDTRKKILDELKNKPQTAYELSKKLGLNYSTVKYHLEILEKFGLVNINRYKTKCFYAVSKNYKIVEKYLEEEIAKR
- a CDS encoding LysO family transporter, whose translation is MNSSSIFFIVLYLIFLVIGKIQYVKGVEKIVDIVVILLISTISYWAGEEITSNQIFSLLISSLILGILSIIITYFSGVAIRHFNTTKSLMKANREKIIIGNSNRQTIIKYMLPFVIGWILGLLFHVSGTVIVSMIDYELYALASVLGYIMGKDISRKVILSSSKDSLISLFITILGDIILALVMYMLHIANFTISLAIALASGWYTYVGPLVAVSSDPYLGTLAFLVNFLREQLTYVLVPFLLKLKFEPRSAIAVGGATAMDTTLPLYVEVLGKEYALSAMITGVILTLVIPIILPLII